GGTGCGGAAGCAGTACTCATCTTTTTGATCGCCAGTGATGGCGCTGCGGCCATGATCGGCCAGTGTCTCATGGTCCTTTCCGGGGCCGATCTGGGGAATGCCGATGGCGTGAAAGCTGTTGTCGGTCTGAAAGCGGCCCGCATGACAGCTTGAACAGGTGGCTTTGCCATAAAAGAGCGCCATGCCGCGGGCTTGGGGCGCTGTGAGCGCATGTGCCTCGCCGCGAAGATAGGCGTCAAATGGGCTTTCATCGGCGCGAAATTCAAAGGCAAGGAAGGCGCCTATGGCGTTGCCAATCTCTGAGATATGCAGGGGCTCGGCGCTTTGGGTGAGCGCTGTGAAGTGCGTGCGATACTCTGGGACGGCCTCAACGCGTGCGGCGAGCTTGGCCCATGCACCGTCAGCACCACGAATCTGGCCCGCAGAAACGGCGGTGCCGATATCGTTTTCTCCGTCTGATCCCGCCATTTCCTCATGGCTGAGAATCGGCAAAAGAGCTTGAGCAGACAAAAGGCTCGTGGCGGGGCGCTCAAGCGCGTTGCCTTCGGGCATCCGGATGCCGAAAGGCGCATCGGGATCAAGCGCCACGCGGCCATCGTGGAAAAGCGTGGTAAAATCGTTTGCGCCGAGATTGAAAATTGCGGGGGCGTTGCGTGGGATGTGACGTTCGGCGGGGGCGTCTGATGTGCCGCGGCGGCGCTTACCAAGGCCTATGCCGCCTTCACCCACAGAGAGCGGAACCGCATCAGCAGAGCCAAGCACCCCGTGATGACAGCTGGCACAAGAAATGTTGCGATTGCCTGACAACAGAGGATCAAAGAAGAGATCTCGCCCGAGGAGGACTTGCTCAATATTATCTTGGGGGAAGTCCGAGTGGGTCACCGGGGGCATATCTGCAGCCAGAGAGAGTGTGGCCTGGAGGGACATGACGCAGGCGGTGACCCACTTGAGGTTCATCGCAGTCAGATGGGGGCGATCCTTGGAGGGCTGAGCCACCCGCTGCTGCGGTTCATGGCTTAAATGCACCCTAAATGTGGCAAGATTATGGCAAAAACGGTAAAATTTGGGCATTGGTCACACAAAAATAAAAGCCAGCGGCACTCGGAACTGTGCAAGCTTTATACCAGAGTTGTGCCGACGGGAACTGCGGTGAATTGACAGGCTTACCAAGGCCGTAGGTGTGAGTAAAAATGAGGCACTGTGCATTATCGGAAACGCTTGGGCCGATCGCGCGCAGATCCTGACCATAAACAGAGCTTCAGCTGCGTCTCACCGCTTGACGGGCCGTGTGCTGTGGGGAGATGTGGCTGTGAAACCCGCCCTTGCTTTTACAGGACTGACCATGACCAAATACGCCCTCACCGTGACGTGCCAATCTACTCGTGGAATCGTAGCCGCGATTGCCAATTATCTTGCGGATGGCGGCTGCAATATCACCGACAGCGCCCAGTTTGACGACAAAGAGACGGGTAATTTCTTTATGCGGATCAGCTTTGAGAGCGATGCGGCCGTTGTGCTGGAGGAAATGCGCGCCAGTTTTGCCAAGACCGCCGAGCCTTTTGGGATGAGCTATGAGTTCCACGACGAGACGGTGAAGATGAAGGTGATCATCATGGTGTCACGCTTTGGACATTGTCTGAATGATTTGATGTATCGCTCACGGATTGGCGCGCTGCCAATTGATATTGTCGGGGTGATCTCAAACCACATGGATTATCAGAAGGTCGTTGTGAACAATGATATCCCGTTTCACTGCATCAAAGTGACGCCAGCCAATAAGCCAGAGGCGGAGGCGCGCATTATGGCTGTGGTGGAAGAGGCGGGCGCCGAGCTGATTGTCCTCGCGCGCTATATGCAGATTCTCTCGGATGAGATGTGTCAGAAAATGTCAGGGCGGATTATCAACATTCACCACTCGTTTTTGCCAAGCTTCAAGGGCGCGAACCCCTATAAACAAGCATTTCAGCGCGGTGTGAAGCTCATTGGGGCAACGTCACATTATGTGACAGCGGACTTGGACGAAGGGCCCATTATCGAGCAGGACATTGTGCGCGTGACACACGCGCAATCCTCCAACGATTATGTCGCCCTCGGGCGCGATGTCGAAAGTCAGGTTCTTGCGCGCGCGATCCACGCGCATATTCATCGCCGTGTGTTTCTCAACGGGAACAAGACAGTGGTCTTCCCAGCGTCGCCCGGCTCTTATGCATCAGAGCGGATGGGCTGAGCCGCTCATTGCTCCCATGTTGGCGTGCGCTTTTCCAGAAAGGCGCTGATGCCTTCTTCGGTGTCGCGAAAGAGCATGTTTTCGGCCATCGCGGCACCAGTATAAGCGTAGGCTTCTTCGAGGCTCATCTCGGCCTGTTTATAAAAGCCTTCCTTGCCGATCTTGACGGCGGCGGCGAGCTTGCTGGCAACGGTTTCGGCAAGGGCAAGTGCATCGGCCACAGCATCTTCTGAAACATGGTTGATCAGGCCCAGCTCTGCTGCGCGTTCCGCCTCTATGAAGCTGCCGGTTGTGAGCATCTCAAAGGCGTGTTTGCGGCCTATGTTGCGGCTGAGCGCGACCATGGGTGTAGAGCAGAAGAGGCCGATGTTGACGCCATTAACGCCAAAGCGCGTGCCAGACTGGGCGATGGCCATGTCACATGTGGCAACAAGCTGGCAGCCTGCGGCTGTTGCTATCCCGTGGGGGGCGGCAATAACGGGCTGGGGCAGGGCGCGAATGCTGAGCATCATGCGGGCGCATTGGGCGAATAGATCATTAAAGTAGGCTTTGCCGCCATCTTCAGCTTGGCGACCTGCTGTCATTTGTTTGAGATCATGGCCCGCGCAGAAGGCTTTGCCAGCCCCTGAGAGAACCACAGCGCGAATGGAGCGGTCTTCTTTGAGCGCATCAAGCTCTGCCTGAAGCGCTGTCAGCATTTCCTCGGACAGCGCATTGAGCCGCTCCGGGGCATTCATCCTGAGATGGGCCACTGCGTTTGTGTCGTTACGTTCCAGAAGGTTCATCTTGCTCTCCCTAAATCCCAGAGGCAGTCTAATGCGCAACTGATCGGGAGGTAAAGATGGCTTTGGAACTGGAGAAGGATGCGCTGCAAGCGTTTCTGGATGAGGTGTTTCCTCAGTTGGCGGGCGAGTTTGTCGTTGAGCATGTCGAAGAAATGTACAGTGAGATCCGCATTCCGATTGCTGAAAAGCATCTACGCCCTGGCGGGACTGTCTCTGGCCCAACAATGTTTATGCTGGCGGATGTGGCTGTCTATGCCACGGTTCTGGCGATGATTGGCAAGAAGTCATTGGCTGTGACGACAAGCTGTAGCCTTGATTTCATGCGCAAGCCTGTTGCTGGACGGGACTTGCTTGCCAAATGTACGCTCCTGAAACTAGGGCGGGTTTTGGCTGTGGGGGATGTGCTGCTGTATTCAGTAGGCGAAGAAAAGCCTGTGGCCCGTTCGACGATGACCTATTCTATTCCCCCAAAATAGGATATTTGCTTGGGGTAAAATAATACCTATTTTGCAAGGCTCTGATTTTAAACGGATAATTAGAATTTTGTACGGTTGACTGTGCGCGAGGGCGAGTTATAAACCGCCCATCCCGCAAGCAGAGAGCGGTTTTCTCTTTGCCCAACCCGATTATCAGGATTTCAAACATGAAAACCTTTACTGCGACACCCGCAGATATCGACAAGAAATGGATCATCATCGACGCTGAAGGCGTTGTTCTTGGCCGTCTTGCTTCGATAATTGCGATGCGCCTGCGCGGCAAGCACAAGCCTTCGTTCACACCCCACATGGACATGGGCGACAATGTTATTGTCATCAATGCTGAAAAAATCCAGCTGACAGGCAAGAAGCGCGAAGAGCACTTCTACTGGCACACTGGCCACCCAGGCGGGATCAAGAGCCGCACAAAGCAGCAGATCCTTGAAGGCGCATACCCAGAGCGCGTTGTGACCAAAGCTGTTCAGCGCATGCTTCCAGGTGGTCCTCTGAGCCGCAAGCAGATGACAAATCTGCGCGTATATGCAGGCACAGAGCACGGCCACGAAGCGCAAAACCCAACCGTTCTTGATGTTAAATCAATGAACAAGAAAAACACACGGAGCTGAGCGACATGGCTGATCAAGTGAACTCACTCGAAGAGCTGAGCGCCGTATCTGGCGACGTAGCCCCCGCAACTGCTGTTGTGGCAGAACCTCGTGAGCCTGTGCGTGACGCACTCGGCCGCGCCTATGCTACAGGCAAGCGTAAAGACGCTGTTGCTCGTGTCTGGATCAAACCAGGCTCTGGCAAGGTTGTTGTGAACGGCAAAGAACTGAACACGTATTTTGCACGCCCCGTGCTGCAAATGATCCTGCGCCAGCCATTTCAGGTTGCCGGCGTGGAAGACCAGTTCGACGTGGTTGCCACGGTAAAAGGCGGCGGTCTTTCGGGCCAAGCGGGTGCTGTTAAGCACGGTGTTTCTAAAGCACTTCAGCTTTATGATCCCAGCCTGCGTGGCGCTCTGAAAGCTGCTGGCTTCCTCACGCGCGACAGCCGTGTTGTAGAACGTAAGAAATACGGTAAGCGCAAGGCGCGTCGTAGCTTCCAGTTCTCAAAGCGCTAAGTTCGAAACTTCGAATTTACCATACAAAACAAAGGGTTGCATATTTTGCAGCCCTTTTTTTGTGCGTAGCAGAATTCTAGCAGACGCTGTATGTGTTGACGTTTTGGTTTAGCGATTTTAGCATATCTGTAGCGTTTTAGGCTGCTATTGGAGTGCGCTGTTGGCGTTTTATGAAGACAAGAGGGAGCACTATGGTGGTGCGCTTGTGCTGTTTAAGCGCAACCTTGCTGTTGCTGTGCCCAACGCTAAAACGCACAGACGTGCAAATTGGTATATGCGTTTGAAGATTGGTGGACGCAAAGGCTACGTGACACGCAGCACTAAACTTACGATTTACGAAGATGCTTATGAGTATGCGAAGAGTGAGTTGTTGCGCTTACAGCAAGCAGCGAAACTTGGACACAGTTTAGACGAACACACGTTTGAACAGCATTGGCGTGATTGGTTTGAACGAAACGTAAAGAACGGCACGTGGACGGCGAGTAGGCAATATTGGCACGACAAATACGCTGAACGCTATTTTAAGCAGTATTTTAAGAACAAAGACGGCACGAGTATGCTGTTGAATGATATTACGCCAAGTGTTGCGAGTGGGTATTGGGATTGGCGTATTGGCTTTTGGGACAGTGCAGAAGGCAAGGCACTGCAGAAGCACAATCCTAAACGACGTGGTGCTAAAACACGTGGCACTAACAACGCACGAAAAACTCCAGCAACTAAAACGCTGCTGATGGAACAAAGTGCATTAAACCAAATATTTTATGATGCGTTTGAACGTGGACGCTTGCAGCAAGTGTTTAAGATGAAAGCGCCAGCGAAAAACAGAACGCCAACGCGACGTGCTGGGTTTGACGCTGAAGAATATGCAACGCTTACACGTTATCTGCGCAGTTATAGGGATTGTGTGGGTGTGTTTGCAGACAAGCGTTTGAATGCTTGGCACAAGATGCAACGACAGCAGATGTATTATTTTGTGCTGTTTTTGGCGAACAGTGGACTGCGTGTTGGCGAAGCACGTGAGATGCTGTGGAGTGACATTAAGTTTGATGTGGCTGTAGATGGCAGCGACAGTGTGATTGCAGAAGTGCGAGTGAGTAAGGCGACGAAGAAGGGTGAAGCACGTTTTGTGCAGACACAGCCAAATGCAAACAGTCTGCTAAAACGCTGGCGTGAAACTTCGCCGAATAACAAGCACAACGATTTAGTTTGGTTTGGGCAAGTGGATGCTGAAACACGTGAAGTGCGCAAGTTTGTGGATTTGAACAGAGGCTTTCAGATATTTCTGAAGCGTGTTCCGTATAACGAACGTGTGGATGGTTTGTTGTATGATAGGGATGGAGACAAGCGCAGTTTATACAGTCTGCGGCACACTTATGCGACGCTGCGCTTGGAGAAGGGTGATGTAAGTGTTTACGATTTGGCGATGAATATGGGCTGTAAAGTTGCACAAATCGAAAACCATTACAGTCACGTGCTTACGCAGAAGCGCAGACACGAGATTACCA
This genomic window from Lentibacter algarum contains:
- a CDS encoding tyrosine-type recombinase/integrase, encoding MAFYEDKREHYGGALVLFKRNLAVAVPNAKTHRRANWYMRLKIGGRKGYVTRSTKLTIYEDAYEYAKSELLRLQQAAKLGHSLDEHTFEQHWRDWFERNVKNGTWTASRQYWHDKYAERYFKQYFKNKDGTSMLLNDITPSVASGYWDWRIGFWDSAEGKALQKHNPKRRGAKTRGTNNARKTPATKTLLMEQSALNQIFYDAFERGRLQQVFKMKAPAKNRTPTRRAGFDAEEYATLTRYLRSYRDCVGVFADKRLNAWHKMQRQQMYYFVLFLANSGLRVGEAREMLWSDIKFDVAVDGSDSVIAEVRVSKATKKGEARFVQTQPNANSLLKRWRETSPNNKHNDLVWFGQVDAETREVRKFVDLNRGFQIFLKRVPYNERVDGLLYDRDGDKRSLYSLRHTYATLRLEKGDVSVYDLAMNMGCKVAQIENHYSHVLTQKRRHEITKTKRKTAAGVEDVVDVEDGFALEALKRFRRGELSEAALLEIMKL
- a CDS encoding cytochrome c peroxidase, which encodes MPPVTHSDFPQDNIEQVLLGRDLFFDPLLSGNRNISCASCHHGVLGSADAVPLSVGEGGIGLGKRRRGTSDAPAERHIPRNAPAIFNLGANDFTTLFHDGRVALDPDAPFGIRMPEGNALERPATSLLSAQALLPILSHEEMAGSDGENDIGTAVSAGQIRGADGAWAKLAARVEAVPEYRTHFTALTQSAEPLHISEIGNAIGAFLAFEFRADESPFDAYLRGEAHALTAPQARGMALFYGKATCSSCHAGRFQTDNSFHAIGIPQIGPGKDHETLADHGRSAITGDQKDEYCFRTPSLRNVALTAPYGHSGAYASLEAVVRHHLAPRESLMAFDPSTVPLPALAGYGAVTPQMPSPEELERIKAAITLDIPPLSEAEVSDIISFLHALTDPSSIGGKLGAPASVPSGLPVDSILD
- the rpsI gene encoding 30S ribosomal protein S9, with product MADQVNSLEELSAVSGDVAPATAVVAEPREPVRDALGRAYATGKRKDAVARVWIKPGSGKVVVNGKELNTYFARPVLQMILRQPFQVAGVEDQFDVVATVKGGGLSGQAGAVKHGVSKALQLYDPSLRGALKAAGFLTRDSRVVERKKYGKRKARRSFQFSKR
- the rplM gene encoding 50S ribosomal protein L13; this translates as MKTFTATPADIDKKWIIIDAEGVVLGRLASIIAMRLRGKHKPSFTPHMDMGDNVIVINAEKIQLTGKKREEHFYWHTGHPGGIKSRTKQQILEGAYPERVVTKAVQRMLPGGPLSRKQMTNLRVYAGTEHGHEAQNPTVLDVKSMNKKNTRS
- a CDS encoding enoyl-CoA hydratase codes for the protein MNLLERNDTNAVAHLRMNAPERLNALSEEMLTALQAELDALKEDRSIRAVVLSGAGKAFCAGHDLKQMTAGRQAEDGGKAYFNDLFAQCARMMLSIRALPQPVIAAPHGIATAAGCQLVATCDMAIAQSGTRFGVNGVNIGLFCSTPMVALSRNIGRKHAFEMLTTGSFIEAERAAELGLINHVSEDAVADALALAETVASKLAAAVKIGKEGFYKQAEMSLEEAYAYTGAAMAENMLFRDTEEGISAFLEKRTPTWEQ
- a CDS encoding PaaI family thioesterase, translating into MALELEKDALQAFLDEVFPQLAGEFVVEHVEEMYSEIRIPIAEKHLRPGGTVSGPTMFMLADVAVYATVLAMIGKKSLAVTTSCSLDFMRKPVAGRDLLAKCTLLKLGRVLAVGDVLLYSVGEEKPVARSTMTYSIPPK
- the purU gene encoding formyltetrahydrofolate deformylase, which produces MTKYALTVTCQSTRGIVAAIANYLADGGCNITDSAQFDDKETGNFFMRISFESDAAVVLEEMRASFAKTAEPFGMSYEFHDETVKMKVIIMVSRFGHCLNDLMYRSRIGALPIDIVGVISNHMDYQKVVVNNDIPFHCIKVTPANKPEAEARIMAVVEEAGAELIVLARYMQILSDEMCQKMSGRIINIHHSFLPSFKGANPYKQAFQRGVKLIGATSHYVTADLDEGPIIEQDIVRVTHAQSSNDYVALGRDVESQVLARAIHAHIHRRVFLNGNKTVVFPASPGSYASERMG